A section of the Ictalurus punctatus breed USDA103 chromosome 8, Coco_2.0, whole genome shotgun sequence genome encodes:
- the neurog1 gene encoding neurogenin-1, with translation MESAFSDLDSSSCDFSFAHTDDEDSRGSMHAASPASSLASPGNSAQDAGELQQKKKRRGRVRSEVAVHVVKKNRRLKANDRERNRMHNLNDALDALRSVLPAFPDDTKLTKIETLRFAHNYIWALSETIRIADQRGNKLRDSSPTVSCTAEISSPGSDACSWASSASSSGSSPSYSSSNPGSPEAMDDYGFLQADVVYRYHSYPSIY, from the coding sequence atggagagCGCGTTCTCTGATCTGGACAGCTCCAGCTGCGACTTTTCCTTTGCTCACACGGATGATGAGGATTCCCGCGGCAGCATGCACGCCGCCTCGCCCGCGTCCTCGCTTGCATCGCCGGGGAACAGCGCACAGGACGCCGGCGAGttgcagcagaagaagaagcgcAGAGGGCGTGTGCGGAGCGAGGTCGCCGTTCACGTGGTAAAGAAGAACCGCAGGTTGAAGGCTAACGACCGCGAGAGGAACCGCATGCACAACCTGAACGATGCGCTGGACGCTCTGCGAAGTGTGCTGCCTGCCTTCCCAGACGACACCAAGCTCACCAAAATCGAGACTCTGCGCTTCGCTCACAACTACATCTGGGCACTGTCCGAGACCATCCGCATCGCGGACCAGCGCGGGAACAAACTGAGAGACTCGTCACCGACAGTGAGCTGCACGGCGGAAATATCGAGCCCGGGGAGCGATGCGTGCTCATGGGCATCAAGCGCCTCCTCTTCAGGTTCCTCTCCATCCTATAGTTCTTCTAATCCCGGCAGCCCGGAGGCTATGGACGATTACGGATTTCTGCAAGCAGATGTCGTTTACCGCTACCACAGCTACCCAAGCATTTACTGA
- the polr2g gene encoding DNA-directed RNA polymerase II subunit RPB7, which yields MFYHISLEHEILLHPRYFGPNLLNTVKQKLFTEVEGTCTGKYGFVIAVTTIDNIGAGVIQPGRGFVLYPVKYKAIVFRPFKGEVVDAVVTQVNKVGLFTEIGPMSCFISRHSIPSEMEFDPNSNPPCYKTVDEDVVIQQDDEIRLKIVGTRVDKNDIFAIGSLMDDYLGLVS from the exons ATGTTTTATCAC ATCTCTCTGGAACATGAGATTCTCCTCCATCCTCGAtattttggcccaaatctgttaAACACAGTCAAACAGAAGCTCTTTACAGAGGTGGAAGGCACATGCACAGGAAA ATATGGCTTTGTCATTGCAGTGACTACAATTGATAATATCGGGGCCGGTGTCATACAGCCCGGCAGGGGTTTCGTGTTGTACCCTGTAAAATACAAGGCCATTGTGTTTCGGCCATTTAAAGGAGAGGTTGTGGATGCAGTGGTCACTCAGGTTAACAAG GTTGGACTATTTACAGAAATTGGCCCAATGTCCTGCTTTATCTCACGCCAT TCCATACCCTCAGAAATGGAATTTGACCCGAACTCCAATCCTCCTTGCTACAAGACAGTGGATGAG GACGTTGTAATCCAACAAGATGATGAAATTCGATTGAAGATTGTTGGTACTCGAGTAGACAAGAATGATATT ttTGCCATTGGATCCCTCATGGACGACTACCTTG gTCTTGTTAGTTGA